In the Ursus arctos isolate Adak ecotype North America unplaced genomic scaffold, UrsArc2.0 scaffold_19, whole genome shotgun sequence genome, one interval contains:
- the ZNF615 gene encoding zinc finger protein 615, translating to MIQAQEFLTFDDVAVDFTWEEWQLLAPAQKDLYRDMMLENYRNLVSVGYQASKPDALSKLERGEELWTIEDEIHSRICPELRKVDDPLQCHLQNRSIQKSVEQCCEHNTFADILNQSESHFLLKQNYDMFDLCEKPLKSNISFESQSINCNATNSTEFNENGKFLLHTNHEQFYSVIKFPVNVKPINNNSQVIKPQRTHNMQKAHVCDECGKAFVKVSQLTDHQRVHTREKPHGCSLCGKAFSRKSRLTEHQRIHTGLKHYECTECDKTFLKKSQFSVHQKTHTGQKSYTCNECGKAFIKKCRLIYHQRTHTGEKPHGCSLCEKAFSTKFSLTTHQKTHTGEKPFICSECGKGFIEKRRLVAHHRTHTGEKPFICNECGKGFTLKNSLITHQQTHTEQKLYTCSECGKGFSVKHCLIVHQRTHTGEKPYTCNECGKGFTLKSPLIRHQRTHTGEKPYVCSVCGKGFTMKSDLIVHQRTHTAEKPYICNDCGKGFTVKSRLIVHQRTHTGEKPYVCSECGKGFPAKIRLIGHQRTHTGEKPYICNECGKGFTEKSHLNVHRRTHTGEKPYICNECGKGLTGKSMLIAHLRTHTGEKPYICNECGKGFTMKSTLGIHQQTHTGEKPYKCNECDKAFRKKTCLIQHQRFHTGKTSFACTECGKFSLRKNDLITHQRIHTGEKPYECSECGKAFTTKSGLNVHQRKHTGERPYGCSDCGKTFAHLSILVKHKRIHT from the exons GAATTCCTGACATTTGATGATGTGGCCGTGGACTTCACCTGGGAGGAGTGGCAGCTCCTGGCCCCTGCTCAGAAGGACCTGTACCGGGACATGATGTTGGAAAATTATAGGAACCTGGTGTCAGTGG GGTATCAAGCCAGCAAACCAGATGCACTCTCCAAGTTGGAACGAGGAGAAGAACTTTGGACAATAGAAGATGAAATCCACAGTCGAATCTGCCCAG AACTCAGGAAAGTTGATGATCCTCTGCAGTGTCACTTGCAAAATCGAAGCATTCAGAAGAGTGTGGAACAGTGCTGTGAACATAATACATTTGCGGATATTCTTAATCAGAGTGAAAGTCATTTCCtgttaaaacaaaattatgataTGTTTGACTTATGTGAAAAAcctttaaaatcaaatataagtTTTGAAAGCCAGAGTATAAACTGTAACGCAACGAACTCTACTGAGTTTAATGAAAATGGGAAATTCCTTCTTCATACTAACCATGAACAATTTTATAGTGTAATAAAATTTCCTGTAAATGTAAAACCTATCAACAATAATTCCCAGGTCATTAAACCGCAAAGAACTCACAACATGCAGAAAGCCCACGTATGtgatgaatgtgggaaagcctttgtCAAGGTGTCTCAGCTCACTGATCATCAGAGAGTTCATACTAGAGAAAAACCTCATGGATGCAGTCTGTGTGGGAAGGCATTCTCTAGAAAATCCAGGCTAACtgaacatcagagaattcatacaggCCTGAAACATTATGAATGTACTGAATGTGACAAAACGTTCCTCAAGAAATCACAGTTCAGTGTACACCAGAAAACTCATACGGGACAAAAGTCTTATACATGTAACGAATGTGGGAAAGCATTCATCAAGAAGTGTCGGCTTATTTATCATCAGCGAACTCATACAGGAGAGAAGCCTCATGGGTGCAGTCTAtgtgagaaagccttctctacAAAGTTTAGTCTCACTACACATCAGAAAActcatacaggagagaaaccctttATATGCAGTGAATGTGGAAAAGGCTTCATTGAGAAGAGGCGTCTTGTTGCACATCACCGAActcatactggtgagaaaccttTTATatgcaatgaatgtgggaaagGTTTCACCTTGAAGAACAGTCTTATCACACATCAGCAAACtcatacagaacagaaattgTATACATGCAGTGAATGTGGAAAAGGCTTTTCAGTGAAGCACTGTCTCATCGTACATCAACGAActcatacaggagagaaaccctacaCATGCAATGAGTGTGGAAAAGGCTTCACCTTGAAGAGTCCTCTCATCAGACATCAGCGAACacatacaggagagaaaccctatgtaTGTAGTGTATGTGGAAAAGGCTTTACCATGAAGAGTGATCTCATTGTACATCAGCGAACTCATACTGCAGAGAAGCCATATATATGCAATGATTGTGGGAAAGGCTTCACTGTGAAGAGCCGTCTGATTGTACATCAGCGCActcatacaggagagaaaccttatgtATGCAGTGAATGTGGAAAAGGTTTTCCAGCAAAGATACGGCTGATTGGACATCAACGAACTCATACAGGAGAGAAGCCCTATATATGCAATGAATGTGGAAAAGGCTTCACAGAGAAGAGTCATCTCAATGTACATAGGCGCACTCATACAGGAGAAAAACCCTATATATGTAACGAATGTGGCAAAGGCTTAACTGGGAAAAGCATGCTTATTGCACATTTGCGAACTCATACTGGGGAGAAACCGTATATATGCAATGAATGTGGAAAGGGCTTCACCATGAAGAGTACTCTAGGTATACATCAGCAAACTCATACTGGGGAGAAACCATACAAATGCAATGAATGTGATAAAGCCTTCAGGAAGAAGACTTGCCTCATACAACATCAGAGATTTCACACAGGAAAAACTTCCTTTGCATGTACTGAATGTGGAAAATTTTCTTTGCGTAAAAATGATCTCATTAcccatcagagaattcacacaggagagaaaccgtatgaatgcagtgaatgtgggaaagctttcaCCACAAAGTCAGGGCTCAATGTTCATCAGAGAAAACATACAGGAGAGAGGCCCTATGGATGCAGTGATTGTGGGAAAACTTTTGCCCACTTGTCAATCCTTGTTAAACATAAGAGGATTCACACATAG